The following proteins are encoded in a genomic region of Diadema setosum chromosome 18, eeDiaSeto1, whole genome shotgun sequence:
- the LOC140241684 gene encoding uncharacterized protein yields MENQGQQVVPQVENDREPTLEELGLHSHCINCVLKRCHVSIQPGVSCSHMECPFSCGAYFHECKADDHSLLCPNVKIACVNSSLGCQTKVTRELFKVHLRHCPAHVIMCGHSVAADEMDSHYHGDHEKHCEPVLAERRKEWLERMEGKVPDIDKLTIQDNTDQSVDSTDQGSSSAANKKEAHAKWDPLHTVPWQLRRDDEEAETENEGETPLSPTSPAPLSPAPFSPLPEESLNLCQLPYGILQQISLYLNRETLHELALVSHFMRQVAASLLKKKGLVETKWKKVDGKWAEDGKIWRYVPAHLKPGT; encoded by the exons ATGGAAAACCAAGGTCAACAAGTCGTACCGC AAGTGGAGAATGACAGGGAGCCAACACTGGAAGAACTTGGTCTCCACTCGCACTGCATAAATTGTGTTTTGAAACGATGCCATGTCTCCATCCAGCCTGGAGTATCCTGTTCCCACATGGAATGCCCATTCAG CTGTGGAGCGTACTTCCACGAATGCAAGGCAGATGATCACAGCCTCCTGTGCCCCAATGTGAAGATCGCTTGTGTGAACTCCTCCCTGGGTTGCCAGACGAAGGTGACAAGGGAGCTATTCAAGGTCCATCTCAGACATTGCCCCGCCCACGTCATCATGTGTGGTCAT TCTGTAGCAGCAGACGAGATGGACAGTCATTACCATGGCGACCATGAGAAGCATTGCGAACCGGTGCTGGCGGAACGGCGGAAGGAGTGGCTGGAGAGGATGGAGGGCAAGGTTCCGGACATTGACAAGTTGACGATCCAGGACAACACTGACCAATCAGTGGACAGTACGGACCAGGGTTCAA GCTCAGCGGCCAATAAGAAAGAGGCACATGCCAAGTGGGATCCCTTGCACACTGTGCCATGGCAACTGAGAAGGGATGATGAGGAAGCGGAAACAGAAAACGAGGGCGAGACACCGCTCTCCCCCACCTCTCCCGCTCCCCTCTCGCCCGCCCCCTTCTCGCCCCTGCCGGAGGAGTCACTGAATCTCTGCCAGCTTCCGTACGGCATCCTGCAGCAGATTTCGCTGTACCTCAACCGGGAGACGCTCCATGAGCTGGCGCTCGTGTCGCATTTCATGCGTCAGGTCGCCGCCTCGCTGCTGAAGAAGAAGGGCCTGGTGGAAACAAAGTGGAAGAAGGTGGACGGCAAGTGGGCAGAAGACGGAAAG ATCTGGAGGTATGTCCCAGCACATCTCAAACCAGGGACATAA